Genomic window (Leptospira kirschneri serovar Cynopteri str. 3522 CT):
AAGAATACTGATTGTAATATCCCGTTTTACAATAGAATACGCGAATCTGAAATAGGTAAGTTTTCCCATTGGTCTTTGTTTCTATAAAAATGATCGATTTTATCCTAAAATCGGATAAAGCCCGGATTTATTTCCTGGATTTTATCCATTTACCAACCGGAACCTGAAAGAAAAACAAAAAAATGATCTTCATCATTCTAGTCGCCATTGGAATCATTCTGATTGTTGCGTCTGGATCGTTTCTGATTCAGACCAAAAAAGACGCTTTTGAAAAGGCTCTGGCGCTTGCGGCGATGGGAAACTACGTAGACGCACGTGTGATCATTCGGGACATTTTAGATAATTCTCCTTCCAACGTAAGAGCTCATTACGTGATCGCAAAAATTTACGCGATGGAAGGGGATACGGTCAACGAAGCCCGCCATCTAGAAAAAATCAAAAAGATAGGAAACTACGAAAAAGGAATCAACCAGGTCGCCGTCTCTAACCGAATCGCGGATATTTACTATCAACAGGATTTATTTGAAGAAGCCCTATTTCACTATTTAGATACGATAGCGATCGATCCGGAAAATCCAGAAGCAAACGTTCGAATCGGATTTATGGCTTTGGGACAAAAAGAATTTATGATCGCGGATCGTTTCTTAGGTAAAATTTCGAATGATAAGATCAAAATTCCTTCTCTTTTTATCGGAAAAGGTGTGGTCTCTGCGATTCTTAGAAAAGGGAATCCGGTAGAATTTTTTGCAAAAGCCTACGACCTTGATTCTGCTTCTCCGGTTGGTGGTTTTTTATACGCTCTTAGTTTGACTCGGGACGGAAAATACGACGAGGCGATTCGGATCGCAAATTCCGTTGCGGATTCAATCGAAGACGACTACGTGCGTTATACGATTTTCCAGTTTTTAATGTGTTGTTTTATTCTTCAAAAGAATTTAGGAGAAGCTCTCAAACACGCAAGACTTTGTATGGAGATGGCGAGGACCAACGGTTGGAAACAAGAGATGATCGATTCCGACGTTTATTTTTCTCTTTTAGCGATAAAACTGGGAAAACTAGAAGAAGCCAGTGAATATCTCATTGAGGCTGAGTCGGAAAGAATAGACGACCAAAGAATTTTGGAACTGGCGAATTATAAATTTCAACTGGAGACTAAAAAAACCGACACAGCGAAGAACGGAAATTTTTCTTTGGACGATGAGATTGCTAGAATCTTTGGAGAACTTTTTCCAGTAGAACGTTTTTATGAACTTTCCGGACTTAAATCTTCTAAATCTTTTCATATCAAAGGAATTTTAGACGATCAAGGGAATAAGGTTCTTTCGGACGTTTCTAAAATTGGAATCGGGGTACTGGATCATTATCGCCAATTGAAAGGTGTGGATTTCAAAAATCTTTGTGTTCGAATTGTAATGGCTTTGAATTATACGGTCAGTAGAGAAGTTCCTAATAAGGAAGGTGATGGTCTCAATCTTGCCGGTTTGAACAAGGCGGATAAGGAAACTCGTTCTTTATTTAAATTTCGTAAATGGAAGGACGCGAAGATTTCGGATATATTTTTAAGAGATACGATTGCTCAGTTGAGCGAATTGAGTTTGGATAAGGCGTTTATCGTTGGAGACGCTGAGTTTACGGAAGGAGCTAAACGATTTCTTTCTGAAAATTCTTCTTTGTTGAATGTAATCAGCGGTAAGGATTTAGAAGAACTTCTGAAAAAGGCTCTTCGACAAGAAGTAAAGTGAAATAGTTAAAATCGAACTCTGTTTCGTTTTTGAATTTCATCCATACAATTACGATTTGTAAAACTTCTGCAATTTTACAAATTCAACAGTTACTACTTAGTCGTATGAAAATAATACCAGAAAATGAATGATTGATTTTACAAAAAGTTTGTTCCGAAACCTCAAAGAATTTTACTCAAGAATTCTTTAGAAATTTCTAATAAAATGCAGTAGTTCCCACAAAAATTAGATCGCACAATTTGCGAATTTTCGAGCAGTTCCAAAGTTGTTCAATTTTCATAGTAGTTTCCACATTTTCAAAATGTATCCGTAAAATTGTGATTTGTGGTAGTTCCTACAGAAATCTAATATTGATGATTTTACAGTTTTTTAAACATTCATTTTTTGTGATTCAGTTCGCAGTAGTTCCCACGGATTTAGATTCATTCTGTTTTTTTAAAATTTTTCGGTCACTAAGGTTTATATTTATAAATATGCAGAGAGTTTGAGTGGGGTAGTTCGATTCTTTTGTGAAAAAAGGAATTTTTATGCAATAGTTCCTTATAACAAATTCACGTTATTTTAAATTTTACGGTACTGGTTTTTAAATTTCAGAAATTCAAATTCATAAAAACAAAAATTTTACTTAGACTTTCAGATTGATTTCCAGAGACCGGATACGTTTCTTTGAAAAACTTGGAAATCAGAATGAATTTTCTTACAAAACAAAAACTTCCTACTAAGAAAAGTAGGATCTCCCACGTTTTATGGCTCGGTCTGATTTTGACTTTTTACTGCAGTTTTGCATTGGAAAGAGAAACATTTTTTGCCGAAACGAATTTAAAAGTGCCGGAAATTCGGGCCGGAAAGATATTTCTTGCAGGTCATACAGTAGATCACAAAAAAGATACTTCTGAAATTCTACGTTTGATCCAAACACTTGTAGAAGATACGGTTGCAAAAGATTATTCAAAACTACCGGATCAGATTTCTCCAAAAGAAGGATTATTGTTGGATCTAAAAGGGAATTGGACCCGAGAAGAAATCAAAAAGGAACTTTCGAAAAAAGGAAATTATTTCGAGACTTATTTTTTCGATCGGGAATTACTGAAAAAACAAAAGAACTCCGAAAACGTAAGAACGGTCCGGGATTTATTTTTACTTTCGGGAGGGATAGAAATAGAGTTCTATTATGAAAGTATGACAGAATGCGAATTAAAATTTAGATTTAAAGAAAACACGGAATGGGAGAAAGAACTTATCAATCCATATTTCAAAAAAGTGCAGGGAAAATGGTATCTTCACAGAATGTTTTAGTGGTTTTGGCTTTTGGTATTTTTCTCGGACTGAACCCGTTTTCTCAAATTGACTCGGAGGTGATCCCTCTTGAATTTCCGTTTACTACGGAAGAAGAAAGAAAAAAAAACGGATTGGGGGCCGAAACAACTACAGACCCCAATAAGTCTCCCAATTTACAGGAAATACAAACCCAGACACAAGACTCTGCTAATTCGGTTTCTTTTGCCGGAAAGATAGTAGACTGGGACGTAGAAAAATTAACCGAATACGCGGTCGCAAATAACCCTCTTTATCTCGCAGAAAAACAAAATATGGGAATTGAAAGAGGAAGGGTAATCACTGCTTCTCTTTATCGAAATCCTGTCATACAATATCAACAACAGTTTATAGGAATGCCCGGAGGAGGATCTTCTGGACCACAGATTTTAGGGGCCAATGGATCTCAAGGGGGGAATACAGAAGTTGCCCCCGCGCTTTATCAGGATTTGGACGTATACGGAATCATTTCGCTTAGATCTAAGGTAGCCAAAAAATCTTTCGAAGCGGTTTTAGGAGAATTCGATAACTTTGATAGACTTTTTAGACTTAGACTCAGACAAAACTACTGGGCTTATTTATTTCTTACTAATTTAGTAGATTATAATAAAGAATTTTACGAAAATTACAGTGATCTTTTGGAACTGACTAAGTTTCGAGTCGAAAAGGGGGACATTTCTCCTCTTGAATATGAAAGACTTGAATTGGAAAGAATTCAGGTGGAGAAATTTTATCGAGACGCGCTCGTTCGAAGACAATTTGTGGAAAAAGAACTCAGAATCCTTTCTGGAATTCGTGAATCGGAAGGAGTTTTCGCGTTTAAAACGGAAATGAAATTCAAATCTTTGGAAGACCTAGGACTTAAATTGAAGGATTCTTCGGTTGCGTCCGTAAACCGTCCTGACATAGCTGCACTTGAAGAAAGGGTAAAAGAGAAAAAACTAAATATAGATCTTCAAAGAAGAGAGGCCCTAGGTTATCTGCAGGTAGGAGGAGAATGGAGAATCAAAGGTAATGAACACTACGCAGGAGTTTTTGCTACGATCCCGCTTCCCTTAAACGATAGAGGACAAGGAAAGGTTTTTTCCGCAAAAGAAGAACATAGAAAATTTGAACTTGCACTCGAAGCAAAAAAAAGGGAAGTGAACGAAGAAATCGAGGCATCTAAAAAGGAATTACTCGCAAGGGAAGATCTTCTCGCAAAGTACGAAAGAATCAATCTATTACAAAAAAATAAACAACTGGAACAAAAATCTAGGATCGCTTACGTAAGAGGAGCATCCGATCAGGTGACCTTCTTACAGGCCGAAAAAAATTATCTTACCGTATTAAGAGATTATTATGAAGTGTTGTATCTATACTACAACGCGGTTGAGATTTATAAAGCTGCAGTCGGAAAAAAAATGGAGAGGGACTAAAAAACTTCGGAGATTCTATGATCCAAATCATAAAAAGATATAAATTCATTCTGGTTCTTCTCGCGGTTTTAAGTACGGGATATTTAGGATATAAAAAATTTTTCCCGAAAAAAGCTGAAGAAAAGAAACAATCGACTGTAGATAAAAACAAATTCACCGTATCCGAAGAGATATTAAAAAGACATCCTATTACGTTAGTCTCTCTTAAGGAGATCTCTGCAATTGACGAAGTGGCTCTTCCTGGAAGGATTTCTTACGACCCGGAAAGTATGGCCAGAGCGGGTTCCACGGTAGAAGCCAGAATCAAAAAAGTTTTAGTGAGAGAAGGGGATCGAGTCAGTCAGGGTTCTCCACTTGCGATTCTTTCTTCGGTAATGCTCGGGGAAGTGGAAGCTTCTTACGTAAAAGCAAGGGCCAGTCTTGAGGCCTTAAAGTTGCAAGCTGATCGTGCAAAAGAACTTTTTGATATGAAAGTGACTTCCGCAAAAGATTACGAATTTGCAAATATGCAATATAAAACCGCTAAAACCGAGGTGGAAACGACTCGAATCAAATTAGAAAACTACGGATTGACTCCCGCGGAAATCGCTGGAATTGAAAGAGGGGTTTATGTTTCTTCTAATCTAGTTCTAAGAAGTCCTATTCATGGAGAAGTTACAGAAAGAAAGGCGGTTCAAGGACAACAAGTGACTAGAAACGAAGACCTATTTACCATCGCCAATTTAACCAATCTGATGGTTTTATTAGAAGTTTATGAAAAAGATCTAGGTATGATTTCTGAAGGAGCAGAAGCTCAGATTTATCCATTAGGAGATGAAAAGTCTCCCGGAATTCGGGGAGAAGTCGCGTATGTGGGAAGCGTTTTAGATAGTATCAAAAGAACCGCGAAACTTAGAATCATGGTTTCCAATCGAAACGGAAAACTAAAACCGGGTCAATCCGTAACCGCAAAAGTAAAAGGAATGGTGGCTAATTCTGGTTCTGAACCAAGAAGAACAGTTCCTCTGGAAGCAGTTCATGAAATCGAAGGAAAGTCTATTGTGTTTCTTCAGAACGAAGACGGAAGTTTTGAAGCTACTGAAGTAATTACAGGAGACACGGTGGGAGATGAAGTGGTCATCAAATCTGGTATCAAAGATGGAGCGGAGGTTGTTTCTAAAGGATCTTTCATTCTTAAAAGTGAATATTTAAAGCTTTGATTTTACTATTTTTGTGTTGACTTAGCATTTATTCACTACTAAGTTGTTTAGTATGAAGGACCTGACAGACAAACAACAGGCTGTTCTTGCATTTATCACAGCAATCATCAAAGAGCGCGGTTTTCCGCCTACGATTCGAGAAATCGGAGACGAGTTTGGAATTACGGCAAAGGGCGCCTACGATCATCTCAAAGCAATTGAGAAAAAGGGGTATCTCAAGACCGCAAAGAACCAATCCAGGGCTATCGAACTCATTCGTCAAAGTCCTATGGAATCGCTTCCCGTTCAGGCCACAAGTATTCCTGTCATCGGCCAAGTAGCGGCTGGGCTTCCTATTTTTGCGGAAGAAAATATAGAATCCTATATTCCGATTCCAGACGAGATGGCTAAAGGAAATGTTCCTATGTATGCGCTTCGTGTTCAGGGAGATTCCATGATTGAAGCAGGAATCAATAATGGAGACATCGCAATCATAGAAAAGAGAGACATCGCTCGAAATGGAGAGATTGTAGTTGCACTGATCGAAGACGAGGCTACTTTGAAAGTATATTATAAAGAACAAGATCAGATTCGTTTAGAAGCTAGAAATCCGAAATACAAACCGATTAAAACTAAGAAAGCGACCATCATGGGAAA
Coding sequences:
- the lexA gene encoding transcriptional repressor LexA — its product is MKDLTDKQQAVLAFITAIIKERGFPPTIREIGDEFGITAKGAYDHLKAIEKKGYLKTAKNQSRAIELIRQSPMESLPVQATSIPVIGQVAAGLPIFAEENIESYIPIPDEMAKGNVPMYALRVQGDSMIEAGINNGDIAIIEKRDIARNGEIVVALIEDEATLKVYYKEQDQIRLEARNPKYKPIKTKKATIMGKLIGLYRIY
- a CDS encoding tetratricopeptide repeat protein, giving the protein MIFIILVAIGIILIVASGSFLIQTKKDAFEKALALAAMGNYVDARVIIRDILDNSPSNVRAHYVIAKIYAMEGDTVNEARHLEKIKKIGNYEKGINQVAVSNRIADIYYQQDLFEEALFHYLDTIAIDPENPEANVRIGFMALGQKEFMIADRFLGKISNDKIKIPSLFIGKGVVSAILRKGNPVEFFAKAYDLDSASPVGGFLYALSLTRDGKYDEAIRIANSVADSIEDDYVRYTIFQFLMCCFILQKNLGEALKHARLCMEMARTNGWKQEMIDSDVYFSLLAIKLGKLEEASEYLIEAESERIDDQRILELANYKFQLETKKTDTAKNGNFSLDDEIARIFGELFPVERFYELSGLKSSKSFHIKGILDDQGNKVLSDVSKIGIGVLDHYRQLKGVDFKNLCVRIVMALNYTVSREVPNKEGDGLNLAGLNKADKETRSLFKFRKWKDAKISDIFLRDTIAQLSELSLDKAFIVGDAEFTEGAKRFLSENSSLLNVISGKDLEELLKKALRQEVK
- a CDS encoding efflux RND transporter periplasmic adaptor subunit, with the translated sequence MIQIIKRYKFILVLLAVLSTGYLGYKKFFPKKAEEKKQSTVDKNKFTVSEEILKRHPITLVSLKEISAIDEVALPGRISYDPESMARAGSTVEARIKKVLVREGDRVSQGSPLAILSSVMLGEVEASYVKARASLEALKLQADRAKELFDMKVTSAKDYEFANMQYKTAKTEVETTRIKLENYGLTPAEIAGIERGVYVSSNLVLRSPIHGEVTERKAVQGQQVTRNEDLFTIANLTNLMVLLEVYEKDLGMISEGAEAQIYPLGDEKSPGIRGEVAYVGSVLDSIKRTAKLRIMVSNRNGKLKPGQSVTAKVKGMVANSGSEPRRTVPLEAVHEIEGKSIVFLQNEDGSFEATEVITGDTVGDEVVIKSGIKDGAEVVSKGSFILKSEYLKL
- a CDS encoding TolC family protein, with the protein product MVSSQNVLVVLAFGIFLGLNPFSQIDSEVIPLEFPFTTEEERKKNGLGAETTTDPNKSPNLQEIQTQTQDSANSVSFAGKIVDWDVEKLTEYAVANNPLYLAEKQNMGIERGRVITASLYRNPVIQYQQQFIGMPGGGSSGPQILGANGSQGGNTEVAPALYQDLDVYGIISLRSKVAKKSFEAVLGEFDNFDRLFRLRLRQNYWAYLFLTNLVDYNKEFYENYSDLLELTKFRVEKGDISPLEYERLELERIQVEKFYRDALVRRQFVEKELRILSGIRESEGVFAFKTEMKFKSLEDLGLKLKDSSVASVNRPDIAALEERVKEKKLNIDLQRREALGYLQVGGEWRIKGNEHYAGVFATIPLPLNDRGQGKVFSAKEEHRKFELALEAKKREVNEEIEASKKELLAREDLLAKYERINLLQKNKQLEQKSRIAYVRGASDQVTFLQAEKNYLTVLRDYYEVLYLYYNAVEIYKAAVGKKMERD